Proteins from one Dermacentor variabilis isolate Ectoservices chromosome 1, ASM5094787v1, whole genome shotgun sequence genomic window:
- the LOC142575650 gene encoding neprilysin-1-like, with amino-acid sequence MADQASSGLRGAAAGGFAASGGSVRPIKAALMAIFSLSLALAIALVVVFTVKNIHRPKFHGEFQAAHLFSWQRQRSGFIYTCTSEHCLKEGEQLQKHVAWTLDPCEDFYDYVCSSTKPASSVRKSAVRHFLREIHDVIDKYSRLGWLKRTRLTAQVSSFYKACKNGHYNSVPAQMEQTLEFLKLSGKDANLEEGLASLVRILQVFPLVHVSVTNKAKNSRECIVLRRPRSFDGDHIFDIPKAFSKKYVPFVKGLLGSEQAAHNVREVDIFLKKFSGLWSEGYQKISEYETTTIDDLRANGLDWKKFLFKLIESAQKDHCVVIRSPDYFKHIDKMLQKFTTTQVSDFVKYSAVLHLYPFVKLQQSASTAAFQNTSREICSLLTYRVFNYVFVRHFNSTVRLDVITSAGMKEAILRNSYRSVLDSAVEIPMTTVNSIEDEIMSIGPTYFSLMDDVDAYYSVNTFVPDVKNMLLSYVKAKAALSEHYVASVLKSGETILDGNLELTSQFDPDTNVLTVPLSIAPLVLKGREFFLESSTVGFVMTRFLYHVFQEKFLFSADAETEVLQGVKGCLEKQYGSLEMGPLNKTLDGQRTLRENMADNVAVTVLHRAYRTSLLFYISTMDALGFQNVFLHFENLPSVSSEQLFYLMFGQSFCDPDEDTERVIDHATWAPAKYRVNVPLSNYEPFAKAFECQPGSKMNPKKKCHAL; translated from the exons ATGGCGGACCAGGCTTCGTCAGGACTGCGTGGAGCCGCGGCTGGCGGCTTCGCGGCGTCGGGCGGCAGTGTGCGACCAATCAAGGCAGCTTTGATGGCCATCTTCTCCTTGTCCCTGGCGCTGGCAATCGCCCTAGTAGTCGTCTTCACAGTAAAGAACATTCACAGGCCCAAGTTCCacggcgagttccaggcggcacACCTGTTCTCGTGGCAGCGGCAACGCTCGGGATTCATCTACACATGTACCTCGGAGCACTGCCTCAAGGAGGGCGAGCAGCTTCAGAAGCACGTAGCGTGGACGCTGGACCCGTGCGAAGACTTTTACGACTACGTTTGCTCCAGCACAAAGCCGGCGTCATCGGTGCGCAAATCGGCCGTTCGGCACTTTTTGCGTGAGATTCATGACGTCATCGACAAATACTCGCGTCTGGGTTGGCTCAAACGGACTCGACTAACCGCTCAGGTGTCGTCCTTCTACAAGGCCTGTAAGAACGGCCATTACAACTCCGTTCCAGCACAAATGGAGCAGACacttgaatttctcaagctgtcTGGGAAAGACGCAAACCTCGAAGAGGGTCTTGCCTCGCTGGTCAGAATCCTGCAGGTATTCCCACTTGTGCACGTATCCGTGACGAACAAGGCCAAGAACAGTCGGGAATGCATCGTGCTTAGGAGGCCGAGATCATTTGACGGTGACCACATATTCGACATCCCTAAGGCCTTCTCGAAGAAGTATGTCCCCTTTGTCAAAGGTCTTCTCGGTTCCGAGCAGGCAGCACACAACGTTAGAGAAGTCGACATTTTTCTCAAGAAATTCTCGGGTTTGTGGAGCGAGGGCTACCAGAAAATATCCGAGTACGAAACAACTACGATTGATGACCTCAGGGCGAACGGTTTGGACTGGAAGAAATTCTTGTTCAAGCTAATCGAGTCTGCACAAAAGGACCACTGCGTCGTCATTCGGTCCCCAGATTACTTCAAGCATATTGACAAGATGCTTCAAAAGTTCACCACCACTCAAGTCAGTGACTTCGTTAAGTACAGCGCAGTTCTCCATCTGTATCCCTTCGTGAAGCTTCAACAGTCTGCCTCGACAGCGGCCTTTCAAAACACCAGCCGGGAGATCTGCTCGCTGCTAACTTACAGAGTATTCAACTACGTTTTCGTCAGACATTTCAACTCAACTGTGCGCCTCGATGTCATCACGAGTGCTGGAATGAAAGAAGCCATCTTACGGAACTCGTACAG GAGCGTGTTGGACTCCGCCGTCGAGATCCCTATGACTACAGTGAACAGCATCGAGGACGAGATCATGTCAATCGGGCCCACTTATTTCAGCTTGATGGACGACGTGGATGCCTACTATTCTGTGAACACTTTCGTCCCAGACGTCAAAAACATGCTTCTTTCCTATGTGAAGGCAAAGGCTGCGCTGTCTGAGCACTATGTCGCATCTGTGCTTAAATCTGGAGAAACCATTCTGGATGGCAACCTTGAGTTGACCTCACAGTTTGACCCGGACACCAATGTTCTTACTGTGCCCCTTTCCATCGCGCCGCTGGTGCTCAAGGGCCGCGAGTTCTTCCTCGAGTCGTCAACGGTGGGTTTCGTGATGACGCGCTTCCTCTACCACGTGTTCCAGGAAAAGTTCCTCTTTAGCGCTGACGCCGAGACGGAGGTGCTTCAAGGCGTCAAAGGGTGCCTGGAGAAACAGTACGGCTCCTTAGAAATGGGTCCGCTTAACAAGACTCTGGACGGCCAGCGGACGCTGCGCGAGAACATGGCGGACAACGTGGCCGTAACTGTACTCCACAGGGCCTATCGGACGTCACTGCTGTTCTACATATCGACCATGGACGCGCTAGGTTTCCAAAATGTGTTCCTGCACTTTGAGAACCTCCCCAGCGTGAGCTCGGAACAGCTTTTCTACCTGATGTTCGGCCAGTCCTTCTGCGACCCAGACGAGGACACCGAGCGCGTCATCGACCACGCGACTTGGGCACCGGCAAAGTACCGGGTGAACGTGCCCCTTAGCAACTACGAGCCGTTTGCCAAGGCCTTCGAGTGCCAGCCTGGAAGCAAGATGAACCCGAAGAAGAAGTGCCATGCCTTATAA